The following are encoded together in the Salvia hispanica cultivar TCC Black 2014 chromosome 6, UniMelb_Shisp_WGS_1.0, whole genome shotgun sequence genome:
- the LOC125193967 gene encoding phosphatidate cytidylyltransferase 1 produces the protein MDRDTGSGGPSTPSGPTARLRRRKGSNEVPPEVETNGERLLFNDRNKYKSMLIRTYSTVWMIGGFVSIIYLGHLYIWAMVVVIQIFMAKELFNLLRKAHEDRQLPGFRLLNWHFFFTVMLFVYGRILSQRLVNTVTMDKFLYKLVGKLIKYHMVTCYFLYIAGFMWFILTLKKKMYKYQFSQYAWTHMILIVVFTQSAFTVANIFEGIFWFLLPASLIVINDIAAYIFGFFFGRTPLIKLSPKKTWEGFIGASFATMISAFVLANVLGQFQWLTCPRKDLSTGWLECDPGPLFKPEYFTVPQWFPEWFPWREISILPVQWHALCLGLFASIIAPFGGFFASGFKRAFKIKDFGDSIPGHGGITDRMDCQMVMAVFAYIYHQSFIVPQSLSIEMIMDQILMNLTFEEQRALYTKLGQIIMEKQFGES, from the exons ATGGACAGGGATACTGGTTCTGGTGGTCCATCAACACCTAGTGGGCCTACTGCACGGTTACGTCGGCGGAAAGGCTCAAATGAG GTTCCTCCAGAAGTTGAAACAAATGGCGAGCGTTTACTTTTCAATGACCGTAACAAGTACAAGTCAATGTTGATCCGCACATATTCCACTGTTTGGATGATTGGAGGCTTTGTCTCGATAATATACTTGGGTCACCTTTATATATGGGCCATGGTAGTggttattcaaatatttatggcTAAGGAGCTGTTCAATTTGCTTAGGAAGGCACATGAAGACCGGCAACTCCCTGGTTTTAGGCTTTTGAATTG GCACTTCTTCTTCACAGTCATGCTTTTCGTGTATGGTCGAATTCTCAGTCAAAGGCTTGTGAATACTGTGACTATGGACAAATTTTTGTATAAGCTGGTGGGAAAGCTTATAAAGTATCATATGGTTACCTGTTATTTCTTGTATATCGCAG GTTTTATGTGGTTCATCCTTACATTAAAGAAGAAGATGTACAAATATCAGTTTAGCCAATACGCTTGGACGcatatgattttgattgtgGTGTTTACCCAATCAGCCTTTACAGTGGCTAATATTTTTGAAGGAATATTCTG GTTCCTTCTTCCAGCATCACTTATTGTCATCAATGACATTGCTGCTTACATTTTTGGGTTCTTCTTCGGGAGAACTCCTTTAATCAAACTCTCACCAAAGAAAACATGGGAAGGCTTTATTGGAGCGTCTTTTGCAACTATGATCTCGGCCTTTGTG CTGGCAAATGTATTGGGTCAGTTCCAGTGGTTAACATGTCCAAGAAAG GATTTGTCGACTGGTTGGCTTGAATGTGATCCTGGTCCACTGTTTAAGCCCGAGTATTTTACTGTCCCACAGTGGTTTCCTGAATGG TTTCCTTGGAGAGAGATATCTATTTTACCTGTCCAGTGGCATGCATTATGTCTTGGTCTTTTTGCATCAATTATAGCACCTTTTGGAGGCTTTTTCGCCAGTGGCTTTAAACGGGCTTTCAAAATCAAG GATTTTGGAGATAGCATTCCTGGACATGGTGGTATCACAGATAGAATGGATTGCCAG ATGGTGATGGCTGTCTTTGCATACATATATCACCAATCGTTCATTGTACCGCAGAGCCTGTCAATCGAGATGATCATGGACCAG ATTCTAATGAACCTGACGTTTGAGGAACAGAGAGCACTATACACAAAACTCGGGCAGATAATCATGGAGAAGCAGTTTGGAGAATCCTGA
- the LOC125193969 gene encoding DNA-directed RNA polymerase subunit 7-like protein — translation MLREVVLTHQVWVSVKSVDINKEILASYVVGRSLKQLSKDKACKHGYMLAVTKLIRIGRGENKLCPEHILFPVVFRCRVFIPVAGEVLTGVVQHVVMGGVFLKSGPMHMVYLSTRLMPNYLFVPGERTYVRDDSSKIGIGVVVRYSVYAVRWIEDKYREFRVLATIDADGLGPVALNGLDGIAS, via the coding sequence ATGCTGCGAGAAGTAGTATTAACCCATCAAGTGTGGGTTTCTGTTAAGAGTGTGGACATAAACAAAGAGATCCTAGCAAGCTATGTAGTTGGACGCTCTCTAAAGCAATTGTCCAAAGACAAGGCCTGCAAACATGGCTACATGCTTGCGGTAACCAAATTGATCCGTATAGGGCGCGGAGAGAACAAGCTCTGTCCAGAACACATTCTTTTTCCAGTAGTCTTTCGCTGCCGAGTCTTTATACCTGTGGCTGGGGAGGTCTTGACCGGGGTAGTGCAACACGTGGTTATGGGTGGTGTCTTTCTCAAATCTGGACCCATGCACATGGTTTACTTATCAACCCGACTTATGCCAAATTACTTATTTGTTCCGGGGGAGAGAACCTATGTTCGGGACGACTCATCCAAGATTGGGATTGGTGTGGTGGTGCGATACTCCGTCTATGCTGTTAGGTGGATTGAGGACAAGTATAGGGAATTTAGAGTTCTGGCAACTATCGATGCGGATGGCCTTGGGCCGGTTGCTTTGAACGGCTTAGATGGCATAGCTTCCTGA